Genomic segment of Candidatus Firestonebacteria bacterium RIFOXYD2_FULL_39_29:
TCTTCGAAGGCGAGTGCGCCGTAGCACAATGTATCTCGCAGAGGCGGCAGCCTAAACAGTATTCTTCTCGGATTACTATTTTTTTCATGTCGTTTTCCTTATCTTCAATCTATTCTTTTTAAGTCAGCCGTTGCACGTTACACGTTACACGTTATCACGTTACTCAAGTAAAAGCTCGTCCATAAAGGTCTATAACAGTCTTACATTAATGTAGTATTTATTTTATTAAACAACTCCTAAATATGAACCTAGTCCCAAGAACCTAGAACCGTTCTCATTCAATATCGCGGATTTTTCTCCCGCGCACATTATCTATTCTCGATTGTCGATTTTCTATTTTCTGGTAATTTTGCTAACAAAATTACCAAGCTTCTCCTGCATGCTTGATGCCTAATAACTCAAGTTCCATAGGCGACAGATCGACCCCGCGCAGTTGTCCGCGGTTGCCTCTGAGCGACTCCACGGCATTGATTCCCATTCCGCCTAGCATTTCTTTTATTTCTAACGACCAGGCGCGAAGAAGGTTATGGGCTCTTCTTGCCCCGATCTCAGGATTTAACCTCTTTTTCAGGTAAGGGTCCTGCGTGGCAATACCCCAGTTACACTTTCCCGTATAACATTTCTGACAAAGATGACAACCGATGGAAATAAGCGCAGAGCTTCCAATATACACCGCATCCGCTCCGAGAGCGATTGCTTTTATAACATCGCCCGAAGATCTGAAACCACCGGCCGCTATCAAAGAAGCTTGATTTCGAATCCCTTCTTCCCGAAGGCGCTGGTCAACAACTCCGATCGCAAGTTCTATAGGTATTCCCACATTATCTCTTATCACCGAAGGAGCCGCTCCTGTGCCGCCTCTTATTCCGTCAATGACTACAAAATCCGCGCCGGCTCTTACAATACCTGAAGCAATAGGAGCAACGTTATGAACCGCCGCGATCTTAACGCCTACAGGTTTTTTATATCTGGTTGCCTCTTTTAACGCATAAACCAGCTGTTTTAGATCTTCAATAGAATAAATATCATGATGAGGAGCCGGAGAAATAGCATCCGAACCCACAGGAATTCTTCTGGTCTTTGATACTTCTTCGTCAACCTTCTCTCCGGGTAAATGCCCGCCAATCCCGGGTTTTGCTCCCTGCCCTATTTTAATCTCAATCGCGGCAGCTGATTCAAGATACCGCATATCCACGCCGAACCTTCCGGAAGCAACCTGGACAATAACCCTGCCGGCATAAGGTCTCAAATCTTCATGAAGTCCGCCTTCACCGGTGTTCCAGTAAGTACCGTATTTTACCGCAGCCATAGCCAGAGACTTTTGCGCGTTTAAAGATATTGAGCCATAGCTCATCGCCGAGAACATAATAGGTGTTTCTAAGACCAGTTGGGGAAACGGTTTATCATCTTTCCTGTAAATATCCGGTTTTTTGCCGAGGAAAGTCTTTAACTCCATCGGTTCGCGAAGAGGATCAATGGACGGATTCGTCACCTGGGAAGCATTCAACGTAATGTGATCAAAATATTCTTTATACTTTTTGTCACTGCCCATGCCGGTAAGAAGTATACCGCCAGTTTCGGCCTGTTTAATAACACCGTAAACATCTCTGGAAGCCCAGTGAGCATTTTCTTTTATCTGAGGAAGTTCTTTTTCAATTATGAGCGCCCCGGTAGGGCACATATCTTCGCAAAAATGACAGCCGACACACTTCTCATCGTAGGAAGTAATGATCTCGGTTTCAGGATCGTACTCATGTGTATCATTACTACACATCCTTACGCAGGCCTGGCAATTTATACATTTGTCCATGGCTCTTTTAATCTTAAACTCTGTCCTGAACTTTGATTTTGCCATATTATTTATCGTCCTTTAGTTCCACAATTACCGGCTCGCCTGAGTTCGGCATCCAGATCTCATCCAGCTCCCAATTCACACATCTTATAGCAGCTTCTTCAGAGGCAATGTAAACATTATCTCCTTTTCTGCCGGCAACCAGAGGTCTTAGCTTTGTCCTGTCATTTAGACCTATCATTGTTTTATTGGTAGCAACTATAATCGCAAACGGCCCGTTCAAAAGCGCCGGGCCATAGATCATTCTCAGCCTTGTATAATACTCTTTCTTTTCAGGATCTTCCCTTTCCACCTGCGACCAGAAAGGCGCAGCAAGTACATTTGCCGCATCATCATAGGAAAGCCCGTGCTTTCTGACAAGAAGGTCAAAGAGATATGAAATAACTTCAGTATCTGTGGAGAGCGTGCAGTAATAACCGAAATTTTCAAGATATCTTCTGTTAATTCCGTAAGAGGAGATCTCTCCGTTATGCACGACGGTCCAGGAGAGAATCCCGAAAGGATGCGCACCGCCCCACCAGGCTACAGAGTTGGTAGGGAACCTGTTATGAGCCGTCCAGAGATAACCTTTGTACTCCGGTATCCTGTAAAACTCCGCAATCTCATCCGGATTCCCTACACCTTTAAAAGCACCCATATCTTTTCCTGATGAAAAAACAAAAGCATCTCCAATCTCACGGTTAATGAACATTACCTTCTCAAGAACATAATCTTCCTCGGCAACTTCGCGTTTTCCGGTCTTTTCCAGTAAAGGCATCAATAACTCTTCTTTTGGCTGTAAAAAATATCTTCTGAGAATCGGCATATTATGAAGCGTCTTTACAAATTTTGTCGGGATAGGTTCCTTGAGAGCAACTTCGAAGTTCTTTTCTATATATGCTTCCGCCGCTTCAAGCGAACTTTCTTTGCCGTACATAACATGAAAACAATAATGGTCTTTATGATCAGGATAGATCCCATAAGCTGCAAAACCGCTCCCCAGTCCGTTACCGCGGAACATCATATTGCATATACTGGTAACAATATCATCACCGGTCATCCTGACACCTTTAGTATTCATAATCCCGGTAACTCCGCAGGCAGAAGGAACCCTATGTTTTCTCTCATCTATATGTATTACCATTCGATAACTCCCTTACTGAAAAGATTCCACCGATAATCGACTCAAACATCTTTTTCAAAAAAAAAGGTGTTTATGCTAGTCTTTCACATAAACACCTTTGTCCAGATACAACACTGTATCTATATAAGATATACCACGCTTTTTACCTATTGTCAACAGAAAATACCGCTTTCCCCTGATAGAATTCATTTTTTATAAACTATTTTGATAGTTTGAACGAATTTAGATGTTAGAACTTTACAGTTGTAGATATAAAATGGCTTCCAATAGTTCCTTCCATAGAGCCGTTCAAGGAATATCTGAAGGCATAATCAATCTGCAATAGACATGCGGTCTTAAATACAATCCAGCTCATTCCCGCATCAATTTCCATAAAACTATTATTCCCAATTCCCCCGCCGGTTCTAACTGCAAAGGTTTTATCAAAAAACCAGCTTTCCAATCCTCCTATAAATTTATAATCCTGACTAAGATTTTTGTAATAATCCAATTCTGCTGATGCAAGAATATTTTTGAAAAACAACAGAGAACCTAAGGATAACGAACAACCGCCCTTAATTACCGCACACACCTTATCTGTATCTTGAAGATGAATATCAGGTCTATTAATATTATCAACTGTTATCCCGATAGAAAGGTCCCTTGTTATCTTATAAAGCATTCCGAAATCAAAACTTATTCCAAAAGCTAAATTTCCGTTAACGAACACAGGATCTATCAGAGTATAATCATTTACCGCATAGGTTTTTAGCATTGCTTTTGCATTAAACCCAAACGAAAATCCTTCAAAAATAATTCTGCCGAAGGAAAACAGAAAAACATTTTCACAATATAAAGATGAGCTGGAATTCGCCCATCCGACACCCAGTGTGCCGATATTTTTATCAAATGGAAGTACAAAACCCGCAAAATTTTTATTTAGATTATCATCCTGAATGTTCCAGTAAAGTTTGGAATATAAAGTTACTATTTCGATTTTCTTTAATTGGCTCAAACCGGCAGGATTCCAAAGAATTGCATTAGAATCATCGCTCACCGAAACAAAAGCGCTTCCCATCCCGATCGGCCTGGCACCCATATATAAACCTTCAAAAGCAGCCTCCAACTGAGATGCAAGAAGCAGGAGCAAGATTATCCCAAAAATATATTTATTTCGCAAGAACAACGGTTCCATTTTTAATTTTATCCCCTGATTTAACCTGGTAAATGTACAATCCACCTTCAACTAAAGCACCATTATTATTTGTCCCATCCCAGTAAGGCGTAAGCCCTTTTGTCACTGTTATTTCCTTTACCAAACTATTCAGCTGACTGTATATTTTGATAGTCGCATCAATGTCATTCGGTTCAAAATAAAAGTAAACCCTGTCATTTTTATTGTCATTATTCGGAGTAAAAGGATTCGGGGAAGTTTCAATAAAACTGAAAGTCGAAGCATTACTTGAAGGCATAATAGCATATTTACAAAGCTGTTCAACTTTAACCGTAATAGTTTGATTTAAAGTATTAACTGTCCCTCCTATTTTGACCCATTTTACTCCGTTATGATAATATACAGCTAATTTATCCTTCACTTCAGCCGGAACTATCTCAGTGTTGGCAATATAACTATTTATTACATTGTAATGCAAAACAATAGTCACTGGAATATTGAGTTTGCAACTTGGTTTAAACTCAAAACCGAACCCCTGTTTTTCAGGAATGCTTATTGGTTCAATACTGACCTGTTCATTATTTATAAATGCTCCGGGTGGAATAACTATTTTAGTGGCAGGATCCATATTGAAACATACCTCACCGCCAATATCATTTGAAACTGTTGTTGTTTTAGTTGGAAACGGCATAAATTGAGGCGGACAGCTGTCAAAACTATTCGCATATTTTCTTTTCGCGTTG
This window contains:
- a CDS encoding glutamate synthase; this encodes MAKSKFRTEFKIKRAMDKCINCQACVRMCSNDTHEYDPETEIITSYDEKCVGCHFCEDMCPTGALIIEKELPQIKENAHWASRDVYGVIKQAETGGILLTGMGSDKKYKEYFDHITLNASQVTNPSIDPLREPMELKTFLGKKPDIYRKDDKPFPQLVLETPIMFSAMSYGSISLNAQKSLAMAAVKYGTYWNTGEGGLHEDLRPYAGRVIVQVASGRFGVDMRYLESAAAIEIKIGQGAKPGIGGHLPGEKVDEEVSKTRRIPVGSDAISPAPHHDIYSIEDLKQLVYALKEATRYKKPVGVKIAAVHNVAPIASGIVRAGADFVVIDGIRGGTGAAPSVIRDNVGIPIELAIGVVDQRLREEGIRNQASLIAAGGFRSSGDVIKAIALGADAVYIGSSALISIGCHLCQKCYTGKCNWGIATQDPYLKKRLNPEIGARRAHNLLRAWSLEIKEMLGGMGINAVESLRGNRGQLRGVDLSPMELELLGIKHAGEAW